The sequence AGTACACTTTCGACCGTTTCCTTGCCATGGACCAGCACCTTAAGCTCATAGCGCTTCTTGCCGCTCACCGCCGAAAAACGGCTCGTATCGCCGACCGTGAGGGGCATCGTGCGCACGTAGTAGAACGCCGACATGATGCTGTGCTCCATGCCCTGGATGGCGACCGCAGTATCGGCGGAGCGTTTGGTCTTGCGGGTTTTCATGTCGGTGAACACGGTGTCCGAAAGCCAGGCCTTTTCACCCTTGCGGTCGAAACGGATAACAGAGGTGTTGTGGAACGTGCCCTCGTGCAGGCGCTTGCGGAAGACTTCGGTCATGAGTCCCTTGTTACGCACGCGGGTGTACACCGTATCGTTTACCGGGTAGATTCGATTGATGGTCTTGTTGCCCGTCGCATGCGTCAAGAACTCCGTCTTGCCGCCAGCAATCGGCTTGACCTCGAGAGTCGCAGTACCAGCCGTAATGAACCCCCAACCAAGGCTGAAGGTCAGCTTTTCTCCCTTCATCCAGGGTGCATTCACCTCGGGAAGGTTGGGCTCACCGGCATAGGCGAAAGACAGCGCAAAGAGCAGCGCCGCGGTTAGACGAGAGACGAGAGAGGAAGGACGAGAGAGCATGAGTGTGTTCGGAGTTCAGAATTCAGAGTTCGGAATTAAAATAGTCGCGGCAAAGCCGCCTATTTTTACAATTCCGAATTCCGAAATCCGAATTCATAATTTTTGCAGGCTTACCCTTCGATATCCCCGAGGCCCTTGCGGTAAGCGACGAGTTTCTCACGGACTGCAGGGTCTGCGATGGCGACGATGTGGGCAGCGAGGTAACCGGCATTCTTGCCGTTGCCGATGCCGACTGTTGCCACCGGGATTCCCGGGGGCATCTGCACGATGGAGTGCAGGGCATCGACGCCGTTGAGCGGGCCGCCGGCGCAGGGCAGGCCGATAACGGGAAGGATGGTGTGCCCTGCGAGCACGCCCGGGAGGGCTGCAGCGAGGCCAGCAACACCGATGAGGACCTGGAGGCCTCGCCCGGCGGCTTCGCGAGCATACTTCGCGGTGGCGTTCGGGGTGCGGTGTGCGGAGAGAATGTTGAATTCCCACACGATGCCGAAGGCGTCGAGCACCGCGGTGATCTTGTCTACAGTTTCCTGGTCGGACTTGCTACCCGCAACGATACCGACCTTAGCATTTTCTTTTAAGTCCATTTTTGAATCCTTTTAAACTAATCCCTTCAGGCCTGGATTGCTTCGTCGTTTCACTCCTCGCAATGACGCTCAGAAAACTTTTTCCTTGCTAGTTCCTCACATGCATGTCATTGCGAGCGAAGCGAAGCAATCTCTAGCCAATTTTCCTTATTTCGCGAGTCTTGCAAGGCCCTTCTTGCCGATGTCCTTGCGGTAGAACTTGCCTTCGAACTGAACCTTTTCGGCGGCTTCGTAAGCGATATCGAGAGCGGCCTGAAGCGTTTCGCCATGGCCCACCACGCCGAACACGCGGCCACCGTTCGTGACCAGTTTGCCGTCCACCATCTTGGTACCGGCGTGGAGCACCTGGGCGCCGTTCTTTTCGGCTTCTTCGATACCCGTCACGACCTTGCCCTTTTCGTAGGAGCCCGGATAGCCCGCGCTTGCGAGCACGACGATTGCGGAGCTGCCCTTCGGAGCCTTCGGAGCACCGAGCTTCGCAAGTTCGCCCTTTTCGGCAGCGTCGAACAAAGCGAGCACATCGCCGTCGTAGAGCGGGAGCACAATCTGGCATTCGGGGTCACCGAGGCGGCAGTTGTATTCCACGACCTTCGGGCCCTTTGCCGTTACCATGATGCCCACATAGAGCACGCCCGTGTAAGGCTTGCCTTCGGCGGCCATGCCCTTGAGGGTCGGTTCGATAATCGTCTTCTTCACGACCTCGAGGAGAGCATCCGTCACCACCGGAGCCGGGCTGTAGGCGCCCATGCCACCCGTGTTCGGGCCCTTGTCATCGTCAAAGACGCGCTTGTGGTCCTGGGCCGAAGAGAGAATCACGTAGTCCTTGCCGTCGCAAACCACGAAGATGGAGGCTTCTTCGCCGTCCATGAATTCTTCAATCACGACCGTCTTGCCGGATTCGCCGAAGACGGCCTTGTCGCCGAGCATTTCTTCCACAGCGTCGTTCGCTTCCTTGTCGGTCATGCAGACGATGGCGCCCTTGCCCGCAGCGAGGCCCGACGCCTTCACCACGATCGGAGCCGGGTGTTCGGCGAGGAACTTCTTCGCGGAGGCGAGATCGGTGAAGGTCTCGAAGGCGGCCGTCGGCACGTTGTACTTCTTCATGATATCCTTGCTGAAGGCCTTGGAGCCTTCGAGCGCGGCAGCAGCCGCAGTCGGACCGAAAGCACGCAGCCCGCGACGGCGGAATTCATCCACCACGCCCGCGACCAGCGGAATTTCGGGGCCGATGACCGCGAGGTCAATCTTTTCGGCCACGGCGAGGTCAGCGATCGCACCAGGGTCAGCCACATCCACCGGCACGCACTTGCCAAGGTTTGCCATGCCCGGATTGCCCGGAGCGCACACGAGAGTGTCGCACAGCGGCGACTTCTTGACTGCAAGAGCGATGGCATGTTCGCGACCACCGCTACCAACGACGAGAATATTCATATAGCGTATCCTTTACTGTTACGGAGGATAATTTAGAAAAATGCGGGGAACGAGAAAAAAACACCCACGCGACAAACCCTTAATTCATAATCTCCCAATGGCCGTCTTTTAGCAATACGCAGGGTTAAGCCCCGCTTTTTACTAATTGTATGATGTCGGCGTTGGCAAAATGGTTCTCGACAATCTCTGAAACCTTAGCTCTTTGCTTTACTTCTTTTCTTTAAGTTTCCGTATTGCTCAATAAACTGTTCCTTTTGCATTTCAATCTCGCGGGCCAGAATTTCCTTAGAAGGAATGTAGGTCAGATATTGTGCTGCATACATGCGTTTATTTGTTGCAAGTGTTGAAAAACGAGCAACATCGGCATTAGTGTCGGAGCAGAGAATTATGCCAATTGTCGGGTTATCTCCTTCGGTCTTTTTGATTCAAAATCGCATTTTCCAACGTTGACTCAGTCACCGCTGCATCCTGATTTACTCCAAGAAATTCTGCAATCAAAGGATTCTTGATAAACTCCGAACGCTCCTTCTGATAATCGGCCGTCATTTTTTTCATTTCCTTGACAACGGTAGCCCTTTTAGCCTTGGGAGTTTGCATTAACCGATAGTAATATTGAGACGCAATATTCCGCTTTAGGGTGCGATAATCCCATTGCTGCGAAGCGGCTTCCTGCATATACCACGTTCGAGCATCGATGTCATTGACACGCATAAGGCATTCGTAATGGCTCCATGACAATTGGGTAGGCAGAGCCTGCCTTATTTCCTCACTTTCAAAAAGGGCAGGCAATGCCTGCCCTTTTGCAGCAATCGCTTTCTTAAACTCTACAGGCAGAGTTTGAAATACCTGTAAACCCTGAAAATTAAGATAAAATTTCCTATAACTTTTTAACGATGCGATCGAGAAACCCTTTCCGAATTCAGCAGTTAAATTTTCGGAAGCCGTTTCAACAACATGTTTCCCATAATCAGCTCTAGCCTTTCCCTGCTGTTCCTGTTCCACAATTCGCCAGCCCAGTAGCCAATTGCAGGCGACCTGCATCAGATTTGCCGCACGAAAACTCATATTCCGTGCCGTAGAAACGATGCTCTTCAAATCCGTTATGAAGTCGGCGTTGAGGTTCGCGTTGCTCTTTGACGAAGCGAGTTTCTTTTTAGACATAGTGGCCCCTTTGAAAAAAAGAAAAACATTTGACAATCATCAAATGCCTTTCGGAGCCTGCACTATTAGGAACCGCAGCTGAAATGTAGATAATATTGGGATTCTGGCAAGGGGCTTAAGGAAATTTTACACTAGGCTCAGCCGCAGTTGTTCGGAAATTCCGAACAACTGACGAGACTAAATTTTTTCCAGCTCGTCTCTCATGGCGGAGCGATTCTTGAACCGCGACAGCCAAGATATTCTTGGCTCCGTCATTGTTTACAAACAGGCGTTGCCTTTCGATTCGCTCGAAAAGATTCAGCATGTCATTCGTGAAATAGCGCGCATCTCGGTAAGCGATAAGGCCACCGTCGCAATACCTGCGGACGATGCTATCGAACTGGACGGTAAGATCCTCAAGTTTTAGTGGTTGCATGGTTCGGGTTTCCATGGCTCTTTAGACAATTCTTCCGCAACTTGCGGAAAATTTTTGCGGATACAATTACGCTTCCGATTCACCGATTAGAAAATCTCCTTTGATTAATACGAGAACTTCGCGTGGATTCATGATTGCACAATCTACTTAGCACGGCGCAATACGTATTTTCCCTTGCCTGCGCCCACAACAGGTTCCACTATATTTAGCGTTTTCATCCGCTTTATAAGATTGGTCGCAGTAGCCGGAGCACACTTTAAGATATCCACAATATCGCCAGCACCAAAAACTTGATTTATTTGGATTTCGTTCACAAGTTGCAATATTTTATCCCTTACCGAGGCATTCAACTTAGCATCTAAAATCTCAGATTTGAGCTGAGCAATCCCTAAGTTTTCGCCATCAATCCCTAAGTTTTCGCCATCAATCCCTAAGTTTTCGCCATCAATCCCTAAGTTTTTCGACCCAAATCCCGAATTTTTAACGATAGCCTTCAAAATGAAAGCATCCTGCCGATATTCTGGTTTCGGCAATCCCTGCGCCTCCATTTCCCGACACATGCGATCAACACCTTCCCCAAAATCCTTCACATACTTGTAGTCCTTCAGGTATTCCGCAATATGCGAATTACGGGCAAAATGAGCGTTTCTGATCGTTTCTATCTTCACTTGGCTCGGAAGGTTCCCCGGAGACTCGACAACAAGATGGTCATCGAACATTTTTATCTGGATTTCCGTCCCCCGAATGGAATAATCTCTATGGGTCACAGCATTGACAATAAGTTCAGTACGGACAAATTCAGGATACTCCTGCTCCGTCGTGAAGATTCCTCCCTTAGTCAGATAAGTCCGTTCCTTAATCTGCGTCTGGATATAGGCGACAGCCTTCTGAACTTGTTCAAGAATCCGCCCCTCAAATGTTACGTCCTTAACAACATTCATTTCCGCACCGAATTTTTCCTCGATTCCCTCATAACGGATGAAACGCACTCTTGCACGCGGGAAGAACAACTGCGGGTTTTTGCCAAAAAGAAGTACTGCGGCAACACTCAAATGAACAACACCCTCTTTTACTTTAGCAAAGTTCTTATTATGCAACAGATACTCACGCGGAGACTTAGAATAGCCGATTAAATTCAAATATTCTTTGAGATAAGCCTCATCAATATCATCATAACCGGATTCCGGCACAAGAACATCTTCAAACGAACGCAGGCCCTTGTCGAAACTGAGAGTCATACGGTCATCGTAAGACAAAATCTTAGACTTGTCGCCAATTCGCAAATAAGCATCATGGGCCTGATTTTCGTGAACGAACGGACTTGCTTCGATATGGAATACCAGTACATGGTTCGCGTGCCCCTTATAATCAACGCACTCAACAAATTCGTGAGCGAAAGGGACTGTCGGCATACAGAAATCCATCGGGACTCGCAACAGCTCATTTACTTCGCGTTTGTGATGATCGACACCCTCTATTCTACGAGTCTTGTCCGAAATTCCAACAACGAGAATCCCGCCATCCGCATTGGCGAACGCACAGACATGGTTCGAAAAATCGCGCGGAGCAATATTGACGCTCTTGCGGTCAAAAGTCTGAGATTCTTCCATTGCAAGGATTTCTTCTATACGCATATTTTTCCTCTAGGCGTTAAAATAGATTTTTAGACGGGCGAGGGCAATAGGTTGAACTGTTACTCATTTTTCAATTCCTTTCTATCCTTATTCTTCCAAAAAATGAGGCCGTTCCGGGCGCCTCCGGCAACGAGGGCAGCAGCCATTGACGGGACCACGGGGTGACCCAGCCGTTCGTCGTTGTGCGCGACGGGCTAATTTGCTGGATGCAACGCAAGGCAGAGACGCTGGCCGAAGAAACGATTCCGTCCACCTCGATTCCGTCGGAACAGATTTTTCCTTCGAAATGCGCCTTTGGTTTGCCCTTCGGGCCATAATCGAAATGCACGACATCGCCCACGATCAAAAGCCCCGCCTTCACAATCTCGTACAAAGCATTGCTCTTGTCTGTTGCCTTCAAGGACTCCTTTTCCTGCGTCAATTCCAAATCCGGGAAGTCGTAAAGCACCTCACCCTTGCCGTTCATATATTTTTCGATATGCTGAATCTGCACATCGACCTTCTGCATCGAAGCCCATTCCTCAAGGTCGCTCGGAGAATAGTCTATCGGCAAAGAGACAATCGGGTCCTTTTCCAGAATCTTCTGGACAAAACCGTGCACATGGATTTGCTGGATTTTCAGGTCGGATTCAAGAAGCTTCGAGAACTCCTTCTGCTTTCCGATTTCTGCAATGCAAAGTTCCGTAATCTTGTTCTTCGTCTCGCGATTCATCACCGCGACAAGCTGCTTGCTGACTTGCGGAGCAATATGCCCCCACGTTTCGTGGTCGCCGCGTTCCACCTCCAAGATGAACCATCGGTTTCCCTTGAAATCTACGATGATGCCATCGGGAACAGTCCCCTTGCCGCCAGAAGTCCGGATTAAACTTTTCGGCAGCAAGATGGAATAGTCTCCGAAGAGAAGCTTGAAGTTGCGGGCGACAACCTTCTCGACCTCTTCTTCGGTCTTGAATTGAACCTTGGAATAGAATGTGCCAGTGGGAGTGAAAAGCATGGGTAACCTTCTAATGGAACAAAAAAATTATTGATAGGTTACACGACCAACATCATCTATCGTAATTACATTCTGTTTTTGCAATTGGTCAATCACGCGGTCAATCTCTTCATCTGTAATCCCACCTCGGAAATTGAACATATCCTTGATGAAACTAGTTAAAGATTTTCTTTTCCCGGGCTTTGACTTTCGAATTCGCTCAACAATATTGGGAAATTCAGCAGCAAACCTTGCTGTTGATGAGTTCTGTTCCTCCTCTTCTTTTCGAGCCATTTGCAACATTGTCTGTGCAAGATGGAGTTTATCGCGATAAGAAAGAGATTTGGCTAAAGATTCAACTTCTTGATAGGTCATTATAACAAATCCTCTCATAATCATCTTTTATGTGCAATACGTCTTGTTTTAAATCATCAAATGGTTTATCCTTCCACTCATTATAACATCTCAAAGCAATTCTTGAAGGAAGAGACTTATTAAAACCATTTTGTTCACTTTTGAAAATAAGATTAAACTCACAATAGCACTGTTTTAAGGGTATACCCAAAATAAATGACATTTTTTCCAACGCTCCTGAAATAGTTCCAAAATTCATTGCTTCGACAGCCCGCTTTTTGAATTTTGAAAGAAAAAAAACCACTAGAGAAACGTTCCGATTACTAAGCGCAGTATTTGCATATCTAAATTTATTTTTTTTGCTTAGCCAATCTTTCAACGGCACATAAGTGTTGTTATTGAGGCCATGATATCCAACATATAAAACATCTTCATTAGATTCAATACCACACATACTTTTATCCCAAATAAACGGATATAAACCAACATATTCATTTTCGTTAAAATTGCCCATTTTTTCATTCCGATTACTCATTACCAAAAATGCAAGATGTCCCCTTAAGCTTTTGGAATCCCCTAAGCCCAACTCCCAATTACACCATTTTGACATAAAAGATTTTTTTGTACCAACAAAAATAAACCTATCAGCACTTTTTATTTTTTTTATTAATTTATCAGCCGTATCTGCATTCGTCGCTGAAGGCATTAAAGGATCGAATGCGTCTATATAAACATTTACATTATACGCTTTCTTCAAAAAACGCGCTACAGAGTATGCATATTTAAGGTCTTCATGAGCATGAGACAAAAAAACAGTTACATTTGACTCATTATAATCATTATTTAAGTCGTCATTTATTTTTTCATAAAATTTCAATTTTTCTTCGTCTTTGATTCTTCTGTCACCATATTTTCGAACACCGAATTTAATGTCTTGCATTCTTTTATTTTGAGATTCGACATAACATTTATAAACATCATTAAGAGAATCAATTTTCAAATCAAAAATTTCGTTTAAATGGACATCATTATTCAAGCACATAGTAGACTTTTCTATAATTACCCTTTATAAGATTGAACATCATTAACTATTTCAAGTACGCAATCAACCAATTCTGCTTTATTCTTCACATAATCTAACTCTCCTAATTTTTTTAATTTAGTCTTCAAAAAATCTGAATTGTAGCCAAATTCTTCCATTTCTTTGCAGATTTCATTCCAAATGACGTTCGTCATTCCACCTGTTGATCCAATTGGTATTATAAAGAGTCCTTTTTGATGAGCTATGTCAAATTCTTTTTTTACTCCATCCGCATTAACAACTTCCTTCTTTTCATTTATTTTTCGTCCAAAAAGAACTATTTGTATACCAGACTCATCACACATTTCTTCTCTATAAGATTTCCAAAGGCGTTCTTTTTCCGCCATGTTTGCAATATTACGAGGAAACGGGTGCATTATAAGGTATTTTGAACTAGATGATGCTGAATATTTTTCATATGCAGTCCGTAAACACGCGGTAATAACAGCACTACCTACTCCAAGACCATAGCCTGATACAATCTGATTTTCTTTTCCTACCAAAGATGACGTCAAATCACTTATAAAAGAGTCGATATCATTTGTACGTTTTTTATAATCATCATCAGACTCATCAATTTCCCGACAATATGATCCTGAAATGAATATACGATTTCTTTTGGCATATTTAGAAAGATCTCGCAACAATTGAGGTATTTCCTTAAAATCATTAATTTCTATAGATGTAATATTGTAATTTTTTTTCAAATCTTCTTTAAACAACTCATATTCTACTTCTCGATCTTTTTTATCTTGCGTACAAATAATCCAGAAATGTTCCGGCATGTTATCTTTTGTTAAAGAATGTCTTAACTCTGCTAAAATATATTTAACATCAGGATCTTTAAAACTAAATCCTGCAAAAATAAAAGTTTTTCTTATAAGAGCTGTTTTTAAAGCGTATATAAAATTTTTTTTATTTTCAAAAAAATCTTCATAATCGGAACTTGTAATCACACAATTTTCGGGATCACAATAATCCCCATGAACTTTATATATAGGAATAGCGCCCTTTTTCTCTTTTTCCAATAAATCCTTATTATTCACAATTACACATGGCTCTTTTTTATTTTCACGCAACGCATTTTCTATCATCGGATCATAATTTGTTGTCCAAATTTCGGACACATCTAACTTGGCTAATTCTTTCTGATTATCAGAAATTACCCCTTTTGAAAAGCCCTCTCTTATAGCCTCATTTATTTTTTTTCTCCCTTCAGGCTGATTTGCCACAAATTGAGCAAATTGTATAAGATCTTCATTTCCTATATAATTACCATCTTTATCTTTTTTGAGCTTTAAATTCAAAGGGGAAATTAAGGGTTCAATCAAACCATTCCAATCAACCAACTTACATGGAACAGAAAAACCAGCCCCAATGTAAAACGCCAATTCGCCTGATTGAAGTCGATTTACAAGTTTATTAAAAATTGTTGGTTCCATAACAGACTTCTCCTATTTTTTCATTCATCATCTTTGTGTAAACAAGGAAGTTTTCCATCAAGCCATGCTTTAAATTTAACATAACAAGCCTCGTTATCATTTACCCATAGAGTCAACTCATCTGAACCCTTTTTTGGATTTTCAGATATGTAAGGATAAATCCCTAAATATTCTTGTCCTTGATAAACATCAGAACTAGACGTTCCTCTTATTAAAGGACAAATAGCAACTCTTCCCTTTAACCCATCCATTAGTCCTAATTCCCATGGCATCCATTTAGAACTTGGAGCGTTTTCGGAGGTTACATAAAAAAGACATTTGCAATTTTTCATCCGGTTTTTAATAACATTTGCAGTTTCTTTTGTCACGCTAGTACGATCTAATGTATTATCTTCAATCCAGTCAACATATATTTCATAACCATATTGCTTTTTCAAATATTTTACCAATCCCGCAACAGCTATTCGATCCTTATAGCTATGAGACAGAAAAATATCATACTTTTTTAAATCATCAAACTGAGAAAAACAATACATCTCAGAATTGAGTCTAACAGATTCTTGTGCAGCACTTTCAACAATTGTACCGCGACTTTCACGTGCAATTTTTTCAAAACGATTAATATTAAATAAAGCCATTCTTTAACCTCTCACCTTAATTGCTTTTTCAACCCAATCTTCTAAATGTTCTGCAATGTCATTGTATGCATCGTTAGGATTTGGATTATAACATGGTACCACAGAAGATAATGGATTACCATTTTCAAAGAATATTTTATCAAAGGGATTATCACCCATATTAGAAAACCCCATATAACCATATCGACAAAGCAAAGGATCTTTTATACGATGGATGTATATTCCAAAAACACCCATTCCCTTATTCCATGCTCGTCGAATTTCGTAGTCAACCCAAGGTCTTTCCGAGGTATGTTCCCCCACAAGGACAATCAAACACGAGCGATACTGCATATTGGCATCAATCCAGCGACGAATGGCCTCGTCTCCACCTTTCTTTACTTCTTCCCAATCATTATCAGATACAGCCGTATTTCCTTCAATAGCCCCAATATTACGAATTTGAGCAACTCGACGAGAATCTTGCTTATAGTGGAAACTATAAAAGACTTGACGTTTCATACTTTACCACCCTATTTTTAATAGTTTTTATAAAGCCAATTCAAAGCTTTTTCCCATTTCGTTTTTGCGATAGCCATTTCTTCTCCATAACCTTCACAAAGCATACCCGCACATTTCATTATACGCTTCAACCTATCCGAATAAGGATTCATGAAATTTGATTGCCAATTTTCAAGATCATCCTTTACAAGAGAAATAGGTCTTTTGTATGGTATTGGGTAAAATATTTTTAGACTTTCATCACAACGTTTTGAAAACATTCCTGCGTGTACTTTCGCTATCTCTTGGGGCAAAGATTTCCTGTTTCGGTTTTCTCTTATCGTATCAACAGTTGCCAATTCATGAAAGATCCAAGGCGAAAATGTCCCCTTTTGCGTATCTTGAATGGATATAGATTCTGATGATTTTAAAAATATAAAGCACTCTGAATAATCAATCATTTGAGTTAATGCGTGACTAAGCATCATATGAACATGAGCGGTACTATAATTTATTTTCTTATAATCATATTTTCCATATTCATCCTTACTAAATTTTGCGTCTATTTTTTTTTGCAAATCAGCAATACAGCCCCACAAATCAGAATCAATAAACGCATTTAATTCGAAATTTCTCTTTAACCATTGAGCAAATTTTCGCACATTTAATTTATTCTGGCCCGAATGAGATAAAAAAACGGGAAATTCAGCAGAAGGAAAGAATAAATCGCACAACTCTTTAGCGTTCAAAAATGCTTTTTTAGCACTAAGAATATTTTCTAACGTTTCTATAATCTTAGAGGTTTTAACATCATCATAAATAGACAATGATGATTCATTCTTAATTAAAGGGGCAATATTTTCTAAATCCAATACATATGCTCTAAACATAAAACATCTCCATTTATATTATCTTTTCTCCACGGCTTCGATTTCTGCGGTATCGGCAATGTCGTAGAGTTGATAGACGATTTCGTTCACGCGTTTTTCTAATTCCGTTGTGTCTTCACCGTTTTTCTTGGCGAAAATGATTTGGTCGGCGAGGGTGGCGAGTTGCTGCAGGAGTTCCGTGTTGTTTAGGGGGATGCGGAGGTTTTCGAAGTAGGCTTTGCGGATTTCACGGGTGCCGCCCATGAGTTCGGGGCAGTTGTACCATATCCAGAGTTTGACGAGGTTCGAGTTAAAGATTGCAAGAAGGGCTTTCAGTAAGTTATAGCCACTAGGAGAGGAGATTCCCGCCTTCGCGGGAATGACATCGCCGGATGTTTCTGCACTGGATTGCTTCGCTTCGTTCGCAATGACGTTTTCCGTTCCCTTTGGCAAATTCTGCGAATTGTCCTTTTCTGTAATGATAAAAGATTTGTCGTTGCCGAAAGAGCCGGTTTCGTCATAGGTGAACGGGAATACCGAAGTCATATTCGGGTACATGATTTTTGGTTTGGCAAATTCTTTATAATAATCAGCAGCCCAACGCTGTAATGCATACCATTCGTAGCGAATGCCTGTTTCGGCCTTGTTTCGTGCTGAGAGTTTTTCTTTGTAACTCAGCAGATGTTTGTAAACAGCGGGATATTCCCTTTCAAATTCAGTCTCGGCCTCTTTGGAACACCCGACAATGTTCGGATTCAAATGTAACGGGAAATGCCACGGAACGAATAATATATATTGATCTTCCTTTTCCGTCCTCCAAGCATCAATATCTCGCCCACGTAATAACGGCTTTATTATTTCAGCACTTTTCGCATCTTCAGAAATTAATTTCTCTCTTGTTTTGCCATCAATAAAGAAAGCATCATTATAACCTGTCTTTAAGCCGTAATTAATTGTAATCGGCATATCTTTCAGAGCCGTGCCGACGTTCATTTTCTGCAATACGGAATCGTGGAGTTTGTTGCGGATGCTCCATTCGCTTGCTCCGAAATTTTCTGTCGAGAACTCGAATGTCGCAGCCTTGACTTCTTTTTCGAATTCGCCGTGATAGATCTTGCTGTTCAGTGAGCACGCCAAAACGGGCATCTTGTCGCCGGACTTTTGCGATACGAATATGCACACGTAAATGGTCGCATCGGCAAAGAACTGAACATCGCCAAAGTTGAGAATTTTCTTGAGCGAGGTCTGGCTCATGAATCGCCGCAGTTCCTTGCCGTAATCCACGAGCATCCACTTGTTCGGCATGATGAACGAGAAATATCCGTTCTTTTTCAGCAGGCTGTAGGCGCGTTCCACAAAAAGGCAATAAAGGTCTGCAGACTTGTTATAGCAACTGTAATCGCGTTTGCTGTAGACGTCGCTCATTTCGCCTATGCTCTGGAGCTGCACATACGGCGGGTTTCCAATAATTGCATCAAAGCCAACAAAGCGACCTTTTTCGTCCAAAACTTCTGGAAATTCGAACATCCATTCGAGCGAGTTGGAAAAATCGATGGTATTACCCGCAGAACCCTTGTATTCGTCAAACATTTCAATCTGTCCGTCTTCAACCATTCGGCTCTTGAGCGACGCAATCTTGTGCCGGAGCATCATCTTGGAACTCTGCGACTTGCCCGTTTTGTATTCCTGCACAAGCTGTCTGTATTCAATAAGGCTATTCTTGAGGCTGTCCCGTTTGCGGTCGGCTCGTTCATCACGAGTAAGATAATCCGCAATCAAGCGTCCGTTCTGCACGGGGTATTTGCTCAGCAGCGAATCGCCGACTTTGATATTGATGTCGATGTTCGGGAGTGTCTGAAGTTGTTTGTAGCCGCTTTCCTTGGTGTAGTAGGCGTTCTTCAAAAGTTCAATCCAAAGGCGCAAACGGCAGATATTCACGCTGTTGGGGTTCAAGTCAACACCGAAAAGGCATTTCTCGATAATGCGGCGTTTCTCGTTGAACAAGGCTTCTTGATACCGCTGGCTTTCTTCGTTGCCCGGTTTGTATTCAAACGGTTCGCCCTCGTCATCAACAACAGAAAGTTCGTCGTTATCCACTTTCAAAATCAGGTCGCGACGTTTGATGCGTTTGCCGTCTGCATCGCATAGAATGTTCAATTCCGATTTGATTGCAAGCAGGCGATTA comes from Fibrobacter sp. UWH4 and encodes:
- a CDS encoding DUF3108 domain-containing protein gives rise to the protein MLSRPSSLVSRLTAALLFALSFAYAGEPNLPEVNAPWMKGEKLTFSLGWGFITAGTATLEVKPIAGGKTEFLTHATGNKTINRIYPVNDTVYTRVRNKGLMTEVFRKRLHEGTFHNTSVIRFDRKGEKAWLSDTVFTDMKTRKTKRSADTAVAIQGMEHSIMSAFYYVRTMPLTVGDTSRFSAVSGKKRYELKVLVHGKETVESVLGKVPCIKVEPVLDGDGIFVSKGRIFIWLTDDDRRIPVLMECEIALGSIKAKLLEAK
- the purE gene encoding 5-(carboxyamino)imidazole ribonucleotide mutase, coding for MDLKENAKVGIVAGSKSDQETVDKITAVLDAFGIVWEFNILSAHRTPNATAKYAREAAGRGLQVLIGVAGLAAALPGVLAGHTILPVIGLPCAGGPLNGVDALHSIVQMPPGIPVATVGIGNGKNAGYLAAHIVAIADPAVREKLVAYRKGLGDIEG
- the purD gene encoding phosphoribosylamine--glycine ligase; the encoded protein is MNILVVGSGGREHAIALAVKKSPLCDTLVCAPGNPGMANLGKCVPVDVADPGAIADLAVAEKIDLAVIGPEIPLVAGVVDEFRRRGLRAFGPTAAAAALEGSKAFSKDIMKKYNVPTAAFETFTDLASAKKFLAEHPAPIVVKASGLAAGKGAIVCMTDKEANDAVEEMLGDKAVFGESGKTVVIEEFMDGEEASIFVVCDGKDYVILSSAQDHKRVFDDDKGPNTGGMGAYSPAPVVTDALLEVVKKTIIEPTLKGMAAEGKPYTGVLYVGIMVTAKGPKVVEYNCRLGDPECQIVLPLYDGDVLALFDAAEKGELAKLGAPKAPKGSSAIVVLASAGYPGSYEKGKVVTGIEEAEKNGAQVLHAGTKMVDGKLVTNGGRVFGVVGHGETLQAALDIAYEAAEKVQFEGKFYRKDIGKKGLARLAK
- a CDS encoding PDDEXK nuclease domain-containing protein; this encodes MKKTEGDNPTIGIILCSDTNADVARFSTLATNKRMYAAQYLTYIPSKEILAREIEMQKEQFIEQYGNLKKRSKAKS
- a CDS encoding DUF1016 N-terminal domain-containing protein encodes the protein MSKKKLASSKSNANLNADFITDLKSIVSTARNMSFRAANLMQVACNWLLGWRIVEQEQQGKARADYGKHVVETASENLTAEFGKGFSIASLKSYRKFYLNFQGLQVFQTLPVEFKKAIAAKGQALPALFESEEIRQALPTQLSWSHYECLMRVNDIDARTWYMQEAASQQWDYRTLKRNIASQYYYRLMQTPKAKRATVVKEMKKMTADYQKERSEFIKNPLIAEFLGVNQDAAVTESTLENAILNQKDRRR
- a CDS encoding ATP-binding protein produces the protein MRIEEILAMEESQTFDRKSVNIAPRDFSNHVCAFANADGGILVVGISDKTRRIEGVDHHKREVNELLRVPMDFCMPTVPFAHEFVECVDYKGHANHVLVFHIEASPFVHENQAHDAYLRIGDKSKILSYDDRMTLSFDKGLRSFEDVLVPESGYDDIDEAYLKEYLNLIGYSKSPREYLLHNKNFAKVKEGVVHLSVAAVLLFGKNPQLFFPRARVRFIRYEGIEEKFGAEMNVVKDVTFEGRILEQVQKAVAYIQTQIKERTYLTKGGIFTTEQEYPEFVRTELIVNAVTHRDYSIRGTEIQIKMFDDHLVVESPGNLPSQVKIETIRNAHFARNSHIAEYLKDYKYVKDFGEGVDRMCREMEAQGLPKPEYRQDAFILKAIVKNSGFGSKNLGIDGENLGIDGENLGIDGENLGIAQLKSEILDAKLNASVRDKILQLVNEIQINQVFGAGDIVDILKCAPATATNLIKRMKTLNIVEPVVGAGKGKYVLRRAK